Proteins encoded together in one Carya illinoinensis cultivar Pawnee chromosome 3, C.illinoinensisPawnee_v1, whole genome shotgun sequence window:
- the LOC122303281 gene encoding zinc transporter 5-like, which produces MFSLLTPLFHYKIVGNSLDTPHTLDLRVIYYISNFVSLDFHKMLSKFQQPFTSRKLLVTLLCVLFLLPSLVLGDCTCDTENEKGDKDQALRYKLVAIASILVAGAIGVSIPILGKFIPALRPETDIFFVIKAFAAGVILATGFIHVLPDAFETLTSPCLSENPWGDFPFTGFVAMVSAIGSLMVDAFATSYYSHRSNVQHGTGDEEKVGGHDEGHEGHMDVHTHATHGHTHGSVALFQNSESSELLRHRVISQVLELGIVVHSVIIGISLGASETPKTIKPLVAALTFHQFFEGMGLGGCISQAKFKSRAIAIMVVFYSLTTPVGIAIGTGISNVYHDNSPTALIVEGIFNAASAGILIYMALVDLLAADFMSPRMQSKLSLQIIVNISLLLGAGCMSLLAKWA; this is translated from the exons ATGTTCTCACTTCTCACACCCCTATTTCATTATAAGATAGTTGGAAACTCTCTCGATACCCCTCACACCCTTGATTTacgtgttatatattatatctctaACTTCGTCTCTTTAGATTTTCACAAAATGTTGTCAAAATTTCAGCAACCATTTACCTCACGGAAGCTCCTCGTCACACTCTTATGCGTGCTCTTCTTACTCCCTTCTCTAGTTTTAGGAGATTGCACCTGCGATACTGAGAATGAAAAGGGTGATAAGGACCAAGCTCTCAGATATAAACTTGTTGCTATTGCTTCCATACTCGTTGCTGGTGCAATTGGCGTCTCCATTCCCATTCTCGGTAAGTTTATACCGGCTTTGCGTCCCGAGACGGACATATTCTTCGTAATCAAGGCCTTTGCAGCCGGTGTGATATTAGCCACCGGGTTCATCCACGTACTTCCCGATGCTTTTGAGACATTGACGTCGCCGTGTCTTAGTGAGAATCCGTGGGGAGATTTTCCGTTCACGGGGTTCGTGGCCATGGTGTCCGCGATCGGAAGCTTGATGGTTGATGCCTTTGCAACCTCGTATTACTCACATCGCAGCAACGTCCAACATGGGACTGGAGACGAGGAGAAGGTCGGCGGACATGATGAGGGACATGAGGGTCACATGGACGTTCATACTCATGCAACTCATGGTCATACTCATGGTTCGGTTGCTTTGTTTCAGAATTCGGAGTCGTCGGAGCTTCTTCGGCACCGAGTCATATCGCAG GTATTGGAGTTGGGAATTGTGGTTCATTCAGTCATAATAGGTATTTCCTTGGGTGCTTCTGAAACTCCCAAGACAATAAAGCCACTTGTAGCTGCTTTAACCTTCCATCAATTTTTTGAGGGCATGGGACTTGGTGGATGCATCTCTCAG GCAAAATTCAAGAGCCGAGCTATTGCAATTATGGTGGTATTCTACTCTCTTACTACCCCAGTTGGGATTGCAATCGGAACAGGAATATCTAATGTCTATCATGACAACAGTCCGACTGCCCTGATTGTTGAAGGTATTTTTAATGCAGCATCGGCTGGGATCTTAATCTACATGGCTCTTGTGGATCTTCTTGCAGCTGATTTTATGAGTCCAAGGATGCAAAGCAAATTGAGCCTTcaaataattgtaaatatatctCTTCTTCTTGGGGCTGGTTGTATGTCTCTCCTGGCCAAATGGGCttga